From one Streptomyces sp. NBC_01478 genomic stretch:
- a CDS encoding potassium channel family protein gives MKEQSAQARWEQRTQRPLLALAVGFAVAYAVPIVDTTAGHSLTAVCTAVEWVVWAAFAVDYLMRLAMSRDRRRFVRTHWMDLCAVVLPILQPLRLLRMVSTLILVGRRARMASQIQLTTYVAGAVVGLLMFGSLAVLSVERDSPNGNIRTLGDAVWWSFTTMTTVGYGDHAPTTGLGRMIAVGLMLSGIALLGVVTANIATWFIARFEKDDVEERRQTEAIEALTEEVRGLRAEVAALSAAGAARPVGDEVSR, from the coding sequence ATGAAGGAACAATCGGCGCAAGCCCGTTGGGAGCAGCGGACTCAGCGGCCGTTGCTGGCGCTCGCGGTGGGGTTCGCCGTCGCCTATGCCGTGCCGATCGTGGACACCACCGCCGGTCATTCGCTGACGGCGGTGTGCACGGCGGTCGAGTGGGTGGTGTGGGCGGCGTTCGCCGTCGACTATCTGATGCGGCTCGCGATGTCGCGGGACCGGCGGCGGTTCGTGCGGACGCACTGGATGGATCTGTGCGCGGTCGTGCTGCCGATACTCCAGCCGCTGCGGCTGCTGCGCATGGTGTCGACGCTGATACTCGTCGGGCGGCGCGCCCGGATGGCCTCGCAGATCCAGTTGACGACGTATGTCGCCGGCGCGGTGGTCGGGCTGCTGATGTTCGGTTCGCTCGCGGTGCTGTCCGTCGAACGGGACTCGCCCAACGGGAACATCCGGACGCTGGGTGACGCCGTGTGGTGGTCGTTCACGACCATGACGACGGTGGGGTACGGCGACCACGCGCCGACCACCGGCCTGGGCCGGATGATCGCCGTCGGCCTGATGCTGTCCGGCATCGCCCTGCTCGGTGTCGTCACCGCGAACATCGCCACGTGGTTCATCGCCCGGTTCGAGAAGGACGACGTGGAGGAGCGGCGCCAGACGGAGGCCATCGAGGCGCTGACGGAGGAGGTACGGGGGTTGCGGGCGGAGGTGGCGGCCCTGTCGGCGGCGGGTGCCGCTCGGCCGGTCGGGGACGAGGTGTCCCGTTAG
- a CDS encoding MFS transporter — MTSQTTISATGPGDKAPAAPSDPTPSTGLRGHPWFTLITVAVGVMMVALDGTIVAIANPAIQKDLGASFADVQWITNGYFLALAVSLITAGKLGDRFGHRQTFLIGVTGFALASGAIGLSHSIAFVVTFRVLQGLFGALLMPAALGLLRATFPAEKLNMAIGLWGMVIGASTAGGPILGGVLVEHVNWQSVFFINVPVGAIALVLGVLILRDHRAENAPRSFDILGIVLLSGAMFCLVWALIKAPTWGWGSGTTWSFLAVSVLGFALFAFWEQKVAEPLIPLGLFRSVPLSAGVVLMVLMAIAFMGGLFFVTFYLQNVHGMSPIDAGLHLLPLTGMMIVGSPLAGAAITKLGPRIPLAGGMAATAIAMYGMSTLTSDTGSAVMSIWFALLGFGLAPVMVGATEVIVGNAPMELSGVAGGLQQAAMQIGGSLGTAVLGAVMASRVDNDLAGNWADAGLPKLTQPQLDAAAEAVQVGVAPIAPNTPEAVAAKITQVAHDTFISGMSLACLVAAGVAVVAVFVALLTKRGENAEAGAGAAHI; from the coding sequence ATGACTAGTCAGACCACCATCAGCGCGACGGGGCCGGGGGACAAGGCACCGGCCGCCCCGTCCGACCCGACGCCGTCCACGGGGCTGCGCGGCCACCCGTGGTTCACCCTCATAACCGTCGCCGTCGGCGTCATGATGGTGGCCCTCGACGGCACCATCGTCGCCATCGCCAACCCGGCCATCCAGAAGGACCTCGGCGCCAGCTTCGCCGACGTCCAGTGGATCACCAACGGCTACTTCCTCGCCCTCGCGGTCTCCCTCATCACCGCCGGCAAGCTCGGTGACCGCTTCGGCCACCGCCAGACCTTCCTGATCGGCGTCACCGGCTTCGCCCTCGCGTCCGGCGCCATCGGCCTCTCCCACAGCATCGCGTTCGTCGTCACCTTCCGCGTGCTCCAGGGCCTGTTCGGCGCACTGCTGATGCCGGCCGCGCTCGGCCTGCTGCGGGCCACCTTCCCGGCCGAGAAGCTCAACATGGCCATCGGCCTGTGGGGCATGGTCATCGGCGCCTCCACCGCGGGCGGCCCGATCCTCGGCGGTGTGCTCGTCGAACACGTCAACTGGCAGTCGGTGTTCTTCATCAACGTGCCGGTCGGCGCCATCGCGCTGGTCCTCGGCGTGCTGATCCTGCGCGACCACCGGGCCGAGAACGCGCCGCGCTCCTTCGACATCCTCGGCATCGTGCTGCTCTCCGGCGCGATGTTCTGCCTCGTCTGGGCCCTCATCAAGGCGCCCACCTGGGGCTGGGGCTCCGGCACGACATGGTCGTTCCTCGCCGTTTCGGTGCTGGGCTTCGCCCTGTTCGCGTTCTGGGAGCAGAAGGTCGCGGAACCCCTCATCCCGCTGGGCCTGTTCCGCTCGGTCCCGCTGTCCGCGGGCGTCGTCCTGATGGTGCTGATGGCGATCGCCTTCATGGGCGGCCTGTTCTTCGTGACGTTCTATCTGCAGAACGTGCACGGTATGAGCCCCATCGACGCCGGTCTCCACCTCCTCCCACTCACCGGGATGATGATCGTCGGCTCCCCGCTCGCCGGCGCGGCGATCACCAAGCTCGGCCCGCGCATCCCGCTGGCCGGCGGCATGGCGGCCACCGCGATCGCCATGTACGGCATGTCCACCCTCACCTCGGACACCGGCAGCGCCGTCATGTCGATCTGGTTCGCCCTGCTGGGCTTCGGCCTCGCCCCGGTGATGGTCGGCGCCACCGAGGTCATCGTGGGCAACGCGCCCATGGAGCTCTCCGGTGTCGCCGGTGGTCTCCAGCAGGCCGCGATGCAGATCGGCGGCAGCCTCGGTACGGCCGTCCTCGGCGCCGTCATGGCCTCCCGCGTCGACAACGACCTGGCCGGCAACTGGGCGGACGCGGGCCTGCCCAAGCTCACCCAGCCCCAGCTCGACGCGGCCGCCGAAGCGGTCCAGGTCGGCGTGGCCCCGATCGCCCCGAACACCCCGGAGGCGGTCGCCGCGAAGATCACGCAGGTCGCCCACGACACGTTCATCTCCGGCATGAGCCTGGCCTGCCTGGTCGCCGCCGGCGTCGCGGTGGTCGCGGTGTTCGTCGCGCTGCTGACCAAGCGCGGCGAGAACGCGGAGGCGGGTGCGGGCGCGGCCCACATCTAA
- a CDS encoding DUF4190 domain-containing protein, translating to MTGFGNGTRRNPRSRGRMGSGSGPDRATLGIIGLVCAIAGFFTLGILLGPIAVICGWLAMGRRWTGARRAMALVALILGAIDTVAAVLWTFF from the coding sequence ATGACGGGCTTCGGCAACGGAACGCGCAGGAACCCTCGCTCGCGTGGCCGCATGGGGTCAGGGAGCGGGCCGGACCGCGCGACGTTGGGCATCATCGGCCTGGTCTGCGCGATCGCGGGCTTCTTCACCCTGGGGATCCTCCTCGGCCCGATCGCGGTGATCTGCGGCTGGCTGGCGATGGGCCGCAGGTGGACGGGCGCCCGCCGGGCGATGGCCCTGGTGGCCCTGATCCTGGGCGCGATCGACACGGTGGCGGCGGTCCTGTGGACGTTCTTCTGA
- a CDS encoding alpha/beta hydrolase gives MTSFDSSPTLNAWRALAALAVVFVMLATTGWTAVRSHPGKTALQASRSSWEHGHIDGRELPDPDASPTRLARFFASLTAQQRTHLAQRYPLAVGNMNGAPVELRYRANRVALGHERTVEKKRMHDNRLTPLGQQEAGRLMHRFEALMTVGRHILAFDPEGSGRIAEVFGDLDTAQRVSIIVPGVDTDLLTFQKTNKEYSAPVGMAKNLYAAENTAKSRADTGTRTAVIAWADYTSPGGLGIDSATAGRAEAGAVRLNALLRALPGTSQVALFCHSYGSVVCGVAAHALPSRVTDIAVAGSPGMRTSSASHLHTLARVWAMRDADDWIQDVPYMELGGLGHGEDPVSNAFGARVLAAKDAEGHTGYFAAGTDSLANFADIGVGAYRSVTCAHEGDTCREGLSGASAAGRA, from the coding sequence GTGACTTCCTTCGACTCCTCCCCCACGCTGAACGCCTGGCGCGCACTGGCCGCGCTGGCCGTGGTGTTCGTGATGCTGGCGACCACCGGCTGGACCGCGGTCCGCAGCCACCCGGGGAAAACGGCGCTCCAGGCCTCCCGCTCCTCGTGGGAGCACGGTCACATAGACGGGCGCGAGCTGCCCGACCCGGACGCGTCCCCGACCAGGCTGGCCCGCTTCTTCGCCTCGCTCACCGCACAGCAGCGCACGCACCTCGCGCAGCGCTACCCGCTCGCGGTCGGCAACATGAACGGCGCCCCGGTCGAGCTGCGCTACCGCGCCAACCGTGTCGCCCTCGGCCATGAACGCACGGTCGAGAAGAAGCGCATGCACGACAACCGCCTGACGCCGCTGGGCCAGCAGGAGGCGGGCCGTCTCATGCACCGCTTCGAGGCGCTGATGACCGTGGGCCGGCACATCCTCGCCTTCGACCCCGAGGGTTCGGGCCGGATCGCCGAGGTCTTCGGCGACCTGGACACCGCGCAGCGCGTGTCGATCATCGTCCCCGGGGTGGACACCGACCTGCTGACCTTCCAGAAGACCAACAAGGAGTACTCGGCGCCGGTCGGCATGGCCAAGAACCTGTACGCGGCGGAGAACACGGCGAAGTCCAGGGCGGACACCGGTACGCGTACGGCGGTCATCGCCTGGGCCGACTACACCTCCCCCGGTGGCCTGGGCATCGACTCGGCCACCGCGGGGCGCGCCGAGGCCGGCGCCGTACGGCTGAACGCACTGCTGCGGGCGCTGCCCGGGACCTCGCAGGTCGCCCTGTTCTGCCACAGCTACGGCTCGGTGGTGTGCGGGGTCGCCGCGCACGCGCTGCCCTCGCGGGTGACCGACATCGCGGTGGCCGGCAGCCCCGGTATGCGCACCTCGAGCGCCTCCCACCTGCACACGCTCGCCCGGGTGTGGGCGATGCGGGACGCCGACGACTGGATCCAGGACGTGCCGTACATGGAGCTCGGCGGTCTCGGGCACGGCGAGGACCCGGTGTCGAACGCGTTCGGCGCGCGGGTGCTGGCCGCGAAGGACGCCGAGGGCCACACCGGGTATTTCGCGGCGGGCACCGACAGCCTCGCCAACTTCGCCGACATCGGGGTTGGCGCGTACCGCTCGGTGACGTGCGCGCACGAAGGTGACACCTGCCGAGAGGGTTTGTCCGGCGCCTCGGCGGCCGGACGCGCGTAG
- a CDS encoding DUF4429 domain-containing protein produces the protein MSRMGDVLAGFHAAWEFDSDSVLIRYERSIRTPKLFQALGERRIPFEAIQAVTLAPGRRGTVVLRAEPRPGADPLMEAAAGQLKESCDPYRLVLPAERETLAEYYADELRAQLKQDAEPAERFLVAAPEVPLRFKAYDGKASFDGKTVSFRWFWTGASSAKWKAGDQSFAIAGLSGVEWRSPEVFEGHLRLLRGAAPLVPVDQDPAAVVFGLGYGPVHESLPFAGAVLAAVRSARPAAVIPAARRDPADIAERIRHLAELHAAGLVTDEEFSVKKAELLAEL, from the coding sequence ATGAGCCGCATGGGTGACGTACTGGCCGGATTTCATGCCGCCTGGGAGTTCGATTCCGACTCGGTGCTCATCCGCTACGAACGCAGCATTCGAACACCCAAGCTATTTCAGGCGCTCGGGGAGCGCCGGATCCCCTTCGAGGCGATCCAGGCGGTGACGCTCGCTCCCGGCCGGCGCGGCACGGTCGTGCTCCGCGCGGAGCCCCGGCCCGGCGCCGACCCCCTGATGGAGGCGGCCGCGGGTCAGCTCAAGGAGAGCTGCGATCCCTATCGCCTCGTCCTGCCGGCCGAGCGCGAGACCCTCGCGGAGTACTACGCCGACGAGTTGCGTGCGCAGTTGAAACAGGACGCCGAACCCGCCGAGCGGTTTCTGGTGGCCGCGCCCGAGGTGCCGTTGCGGTTCAAGGCGTACGACGGGAAGGCGTCCTTCGACGGGAAGACGGTGTCGTTCCGCTGGTTCTGGACGGGGGCGTCGTCCGCGAAGTGGAAGGCCGGCGACCAGAGCTTCGCGATCGCCGGCCTGAGCGGGGTCGAGTGGCGCTCCCCCGAGGTTTTTGAGGGGCATCTACGGCTGTTGCGGGGGGCTGCGCCGCTGGTGCCGGTGGATCAGGATCCGGCGGCTGTGGTGTTCGGGTTGGGGTACGGGCCTGTGCACGAGTCTTTGCCGTTCGCGGGGGCGGTGCTTGCGGCGGTTCGCTCCGCGCGGCCTGCGGCTGTGATCCCGGCGGCTCGGCGTGATCCTGCGGATATCGCCGAGCGGATTCGGCATCTGGCGGAGCTGCATGCGGCGGGGTTGGTGACGGATGAGGAGTTCAGCGTGAAGAAAGCGGAGCTGCTGGCAGAGCTTTGA
- a CDS encoding TetR family transcriptional regulator, whose amino-acid sequence METLRERKKARTRDALLHAALELFTTKGYEQTTVDEIAEAVDVSQRTFFRYFASKEEAAFFVPRLTETHFVEAVRARPPHEAPLEALRRAVLESWDTINEAIQQVVPLDLHMRTYRVIESTPALLAAHLRRSQELEEELAQIVARREGLGVDTDPRPRLVVAVFGGVMRVVERMWIAGDDLSIEAMRELTADYLDGVGPALAGNWSTSLTR is encoded by the coding sequence ATGGAGACACTGCGCGAGCGCAAGAAGGCCCGCACGCGGGACGCGCTGCTGCACGCCGCCCTCGAACTGTTCACCACCAAGGGCTACGAACAGACCACCGTCGACGAGATCGCCGAGGCCGTCGACGTCTCGCAGCGCACCTTCTTCCGCTACTTCGCGAGCAAGGAGGAAGCCGCCTTCTTCGTGCCCCGGCTCACCGAGACGCACTTCGTCGAGGCCGTCCGCGCCCGCCCGCCGCACGAGGCCCCGCTGGAGGCGCTGCGCCGGGCCGTGCTGGAGAGCTGGGACACCATCAACGAGGCGATCCAGCAGGTCGTACCGCTGGACCTGCACATGCGCACGTACCGGGTGATCGAGTCGACGCCCGCGCTGCTCGCCGCGCATCTGCGGCGCTCGCAGGAGCTGGAGGAGGAGCTGGCGCAGATCGTGGCCCGACGGGAGGGGCTCGGCGTGGACACGGACCCCCGGCCGCGGCTTGTGGTGGCCGTGTTCGGCGGGGTGATGCGGGTGGTGGAGCGAATGTGGATCGCGGGGGACGACCTCAGCATCGAGGCGATGCGGGAGCTGACCGCCGACTACCTAGACGGGGTGGGACCGGCGCTGGCCGGGAACTGGAGCACGAGCCTCACAAGGTGA
- the aceE gene encoding pyruvate dehydrogenase (acetyl-transferring), homodimeric type, producing the protein MASGSDRNPIIIGGLPSQVPDFDPEETQEWLDSLDAAVDQRGRERARYLMLRLIERAREKRVAVPEMRSTDYVNTIATKDEPFFPGNEEIERKVLNATRWNAAVMVSRAQRPGIGVGGHIATFASSASLYDVGFNHFFRGKDQGDGGDQIFFQGHASPGIYARAFLLDRLSEQQLDAFRQEKSKAPYGLSSYPHPRSMPGFWEFPTVSMGLGPLGAIFQARMNRYMEARGIADTSRSHVWAFLGDGEMDEPESLGQLSIAAREGLDNLTFVVNCNLQRLDGPVRGNGKIIQELESQFRGAGWNVIKLVWDRTWDPLLAQDRDGVLVNQLNTTPDGQFQTYATETGAYIREHFFGHDHRLRAMVENMTDDQILHLGRGGHDHQKVYAAFAAAKEHKGQPTVVLAQTVKGWTLGPNFEGRNATHQMKKLTVADLKGFRDRLHLPITDQELESGAPPYYHPGRNSEEIQYMHDRRNALGGYVPTRVVRSKPLALPEDKTYASVKKGSGQQSIATTMAFVRLLKDLMRDKEIGRRFVLIAPDEYRTFGMDSFFPSAKIYNPLGQQYESVDRELLLAYKESPTGQMLHDGISEAGCTASLIAAGSAYATHGEPLIPVYVFYSMFGFQRTGDQFWQMADQLARGFVLGATAGRTTLTGEGLQHADGHSQLLASTNPGCVAYDPAYSYEIAYIVQDGLRRMYGSDAEHPHGEDVFYYLTVYNEPIQHPAEPADVDVEGILKGVHRISRGASGTVPAQILASGVAVPWALEAQRILAEEWNVRADVWSATSWNELRREAVEVERHNLLHPEEEQRVPYVTRKLSGAEGPFVAVSDWMRSVPDQIARWVPGTYQSLGADGFGFADTRGAARRFFHIDAQSIVVGVLTELAREGKVDRSVLKQAIDRYQLLDVASADPGAAGGDA; encoded by the coding sequence GTGGCTTCCGGATCCGATCGCAATCCGATCATCATTGGCGGCCTTCCGAGTCAGGTTCCTGACTTCGATCCCGAAGAGACCCAGGAGTGGCTCGACTCGCTCGACGCCGCCGTGGACCAGCGCGGCCGTGAGCGGGCCCGCTACCTGATGCTCCGGCTGATCGAGCGGGCCCGCGAGAAGCGCGTGGCCGTGCCCGAGATGCGCAGCACGGACTACGTCAACACCATCGCCACCAAGGACGAGCCGTTCTTCCCCGGCAACGAGGAGATCGAGCGCAAGGTCCTCAACGCCACCCGCTGGAACGCCGCGGTGATGGTCTCCAGGGCCCAGCGTCCCGGTATCGGGGTCGGCGGCCACATCGCCACCTTCGCCTCCTCCGCCTCGCTCTACGACGTGGGCTTCAACCACTTCTTCCGGGGCAAGGACCAGGGCGACGGCGGCGACCAGATCTTCTTCCAGGGGCACGCCTCGCCGGGCATCTACGCCCGCGCGTTCCTCCTGGACCGGCTCAGCGAGCAGCAGCTCGACGCGTTCCGCCAGGAGAAGTCGAAGGCGCCGTACGGACTGTCCTCGTACCCGCACCCGCGGTCGATGCCGGGCTTCTGGGAGTTCCCGACCGTGTCGATGGGCCTGGGCCCGCTCGGCGCGATCTTCCAGGCGCGGATGAACCGCTACATGGAGGCGCGCGGGATCGCGGACACCTCCAGGTCACACGTGTGGGCGTTCCTCGGTGACGGCGAGATGGACGAGCCGGAGTCGCTGGGCCAGTTGTCGATCGCGGCGCGCGAGGGTCTGGACAACCTGACCTTCGTCGTGAACTGCAACCTCCAGCGGCTCGACGGCCCGGTGCGCGGCAACGGCAAGATCATCCAGGAGCTGGAGTCCCAGTTCCGGGGCGCCGGCTGGAACGTGATCAAGCTGGTCTGGGACCGCACCTGGGACCCGCTGCTGGCCCAGGACCGGGACGGCGTGCTGGTCAACCAGCTCAACACCACGCCGGACGGCCAGTTCCAGACGTACGCCACGGAGACCGGCGCGTACATCCGGGAGCACTTCTTCGGGCACGACCACCGGCTGCGCGCGATGGTCGAGAACATGACCGACGACCAGATCCTGCACCTGGGGCGCGGCGGGCACGACCACCAGAAGGTGTACGCGGCCTTCGCGGCGGCCAAGGAGCACAAGGGCCAGCCGACCGTCGTCCTCGCCCAGACGGTCAAGGGCTGGACGCTGGGCCCCAACTTCGAGGGCCGCAACGCCACGCACCAGATGAAGAAGCTGACGGTCGCCGACCTCAAGGGCTTCCGCGACCGGCTGCACCTGCCGATCACCGACCAGGAGCTGGAGTCCGGCGCGCCGCCGTACTACCACCCGGGCCGGAACTCGGAGGAGATCCAGTACATGCACGACCGGCGCAACGCGCTGGGCGGGTACGTGCCCACGCGTGTCGTCCGCTCGAAGCCGCTGGCGCTGCCCGAGGACAAGACGTACGCGAGCGTGAAGAAGGGCTCCGGCCAGCAGTCGATCGCCACCACCATGGCGTTCGTACGGCTGCTCAAGGACCTGATGCGGGACAAGGAGATCGGCCGGCGGTTCGTGCTGATCGCGCCGGACGAGTACCGCACGTTCGGCATGGACTCGTTCTTCCCGAGCGCGAAGATCTACAACCCGCTGGGGCAGCAGTACGAGTCGGTGGACCGTGAACTGCTGCTCGCGTACAAGGAGTCGCCGACCGGGCAGATGCTGCACGACGGCATCTCGGAGGCGGGCTGCACCGCTTCGCTGATCGCGGCGGGTTCGGCCTACGCGACACACGGCGAGCCGCTCATCCCGGTCTACGTCTTCTACTCGATGTTCGGTTTCCAGCGCACCGGTGACCAGTTCTGGCAGATGGCCGACCAGTTGGCGCGCGGTTTCGTACTGGGCGCGACCGCCGGGCGTACGACTCTGACCGGTGAGGGGCTGCAACACGCGGACGGACACTCGCAGTTGCTGGCGTCGACCAACCCGGGCTGTGTCGCCTACGACCCGGCGTACTCGTACGAGATCGCGTACATCGTGCAGGACGGGCTGCGGCGGATGTACGGCTCGGACGCGGAACACCCGCACGGGGAGGACGTCTTCTACTACCTCACCGTCTACAACGAGCCGATCCAGCACCCGGCCGAGCCGGCGGACGTCGATGTGGAGGGCATCCTCAAGGGCGTCCACCGCATCAGCCGGGGTGCCTCGGGCACGGTTCCGGCGCAGATCCTGGCGTCCGGGGTCGCCGTGCCGTGGGCTCTTGAGGCGCAGCGGATCCTCGCCGAGGAGTGGAACGTACGGGCCGATGTGTGGTCCGCGACCTCCTGGAACGAGCTGCGGCGCGAGGCGGTCGAGGTGGAGCGGCACAATCTGCTGCATCCCGAGGAGGAGCAGCGGGTTCCTTATGTCACGCGGAAGTTGAGCGGGGCGGAGGGGCCGTTCGTGGCTGTTTCCGACTGGATGCGGTCGGTTCCTGACCAGATCGCTCGGTGGGTGCCGGGGACGTACCAGTCCCTGGGGGCTGACGGGTTCGGGTTCGCTGACACTCGCGGGGCTGCTCGGCGGTTCTTCCACATCGACGCGCAGTCGATCGTGGTGGGGGTGCTGACGGAGTTGGCCCGGGAGGGGAAGGTCGATCGGTCTGTGCTGAAGCAGGCGATCGATCGGTATCAGTTGCTGGATGTCGCTTCGGCTGATCCGGGTGCGGCTGGAGGGGACGCGTAG